A single Micromonospora luteifusca DNA region contains:
- a CDS encoding TrmH family RNA methyltransferase, with protein MTDDQLEVGVGPWPGDPPDDPRYDPQLLAEGDRRNVVDRYRYWRHEAIVADLDRHRHGFHVAIENWQHDFNIGTVVRNANAFNAAEVHIVGRRRWNRRGAMVTDRYQHVRHHETIEEFVAWAAEHRLPVFGIDNLPGSRPLETGALPRDCVLLFGQEGPGLSAPARAACDQLYSIAQYGSTRSINAGVASGIAMHAWIRTHAGTPPD; from the coding sequence GTGACCGACGACCAGCTTGAGGTGGGTGTGGGCCCCTGGCCGGGCGACCCACCGGACGACCCTCGTTACGACCCGCAGTTGCTGGCGGAGGGGGACCGGCGCAACGTCGTCGACCGCTACCGCTACTGGCGGCACGAGGCGATCGTCGCCGACCTGGATCGGCACCGGCACGGCTTCCACGTCGCGATCGAGAACTGGCAGCACGACTTCAACATCGGCACGGTGGTCCGCAACGCCAACGCGTTCAACGCCGCCGAGGTGCACATCGTCGGACGGCGCAGGTGGAACCGGCGCGGCGCCATGGTGACCGATCGCTACCAGCACGTGCGGCACCACGAGACGATCGAGGAGTTCGTCGCCTGGGCGGCGGAGCACCGGCTGCCGGTGTTCGGCATCGACAACCTGCCCGGGTCGCGGCCGCTGGAGACCGGCGCCCTGCCCCGGGACTGCGTGCTGCTGTTCGGCCAGGAGGGGCCCGGACTCTCCGCGCCGGCCCGCGCCGCGTGCGACCAGCTCTACTCCATCGCACAGTACGGCTCGACGAGGTCGATCAACGCGGGCGTGGCCAGCGGTATCGCGATGCACGCCTGGATCCGTACCCACGCCGGCACCCCGCCGGACTGA
- a CDS encoding DUF6758 family protein, with product MSCPRCGGPVRAPDLMHTDSRCLSCGPVPPLHVPEHIGAEIVASVVEQIIATGDPPVTPLWCPWPLPPGWTLTGVAYAGDERTGVRATAVACAGPAPLGGGPADLVFVAEEPGVGLGTRLAGLAGPDPGPELADALTDPGPGHPDHVGQARIRVAGHPTPLWLVNSPTDRSAYAGEARGMWLHAIAWPASAGHLLAEDVVLHDLTEWTPPELVYGAPSPYLPGRV from the coding sequence GTGAGTTGTCCGAGATGCGGGGGCCCGGTACGGGCGCCGGATCTGATGCACACCGACTCGAGGTGTCTGAGCTGTGGCCCGGTGCCGCCCCTGCACGTACCGGAGCACATCGGAGCGGAAATCGTGGCGAGCGTGGTGGAGCAGATCATCGCGACCGGGGATCCGCCGGTGACCCCGTTGTGGTGCCCGTGGCCGCTGCCGCCCGGCTGGACCCTCACCGGCGTGGCGTACGCCGGGGACGAGCGGACCGGTGTGCGGGCGACCGCGGTGGCCTGCGCGGGCCCGGCGCCTCTGGGTGGTGGTCCGGCCGATCTGGTCTTCGTGGCCGAGGAGCCGGGCGTCGGGCTGGGCACCCGGCTCGCCGGACTGGCCGGCCCGGATCCGGGACCGGAGTTGGCCGACGCGCTGACCGACCCGGGGCCGGGCCACCCCGACCACGTCGGACAGGCCAGGATCCGGGTCGCCGGCCACCCCACTCCATTGTGGTTGGTGAATTCTCCGACGGATCGAAGCGCGTACGCTGGCGAAGCTCGGGGAATGTGGCTCCATGCGATAGCCTGGCCGGCGAGTGCGGGTCACCTGCTCGCGGAAGACGTCGTGTTACACGACCTTACCGAGTGGACTCCGCCCGAGCTCGTGTACGGCGCACCGTCCCCATATCTACCCGGGAGGGTTTGA
- a CDS encoding PH domain-containing protein: MGSPSGPPFDPDDPDRERRERDTEPIPRIGPDDGPDYGAGPGLSDGPSLSDDVGYGDGPGYAGQGRSGRAWIRDPDAAYQQPQISEDELAGLRADATGSAPRRVLPLEDEPSSLVARYLFPTERYRGEWKRHWIHLTNPLLIGVAATFVLGYLAGFLAGQAVGALTTIAVLLWFAVMGWVAWKVADWWYDRFILTNKRVMVVNGIVTRKVAMMPLVRVTDMKYEQTPTGRALNYGTFVLESAGQEQALREIKNLPNPNELYLRVVEEMYEPQAVEARLGKEADEAKADDGA, translated from the coding sequence ATGGGCAGCCCCTCCGGTCCACCCTTCGACCCGGACGACCCCGACCGGGAGCGTCGCGAGCGTGACACCGAGCCGATCCCGCGGATCGGGCCTGATGACGGCCCCGACTACGGGGCCGGGCCCGGCCTTTCCGATGGTCCGTCCCTTTCGGACGACGTCGGCTACGGCGACGGGCCCGGCTATGCCGGCCAGGGCCGTTCGGGTCGGGCCTGGATCCGTGATCCGGACGCCGCCTACCAGCAGCCGCAGATCTCCGAGGACGAGCTGGCCGGGTTGCGTGCTGACGCGACCGGCTCGGCTCCTCGGCGGGTGCTGCCACTGGAGGACGAGCCCAGCTCGCTGGTCGCTCGTTATCTCTTCCCCACCGAGCGCTACCGGGGTGAGTGGAAGCGGCACTGGATCCACCTCACCAACCCGCTTCTCATCGGCGTCGCGGCGACCTTCGTGCTCGGTTACCTCGCCGGCTTCCTCGCCGGACAGGCCGTGGGCGCGTTGACCACCATCGCCGTGCTGCTCTGGTTCGCGGTGATGGGTTGGGTGGCATGGAAGGTCGCCGACTGGTGGTATGACCGTTTCATCCTGACCAACAAGCGGGTCATGGTGGTCAACGGCATCGTCACCCGCAAGGTGGCGATGATGCCGCTGGTCCGGGTCACCGACATGAAGTACGAGCAGACGCCGACCGGTCGAGCGCTCAACTACGGCACGTTCGTGCTGGAGTCCGCCGGCCAGGAGCAGGCACTCCGCGAGATCAAGAATCTGCCCAACCCGAACGAGCTCTACCTGCGTGTGGTCGAGGAGATGTACGAGCCGCAGGCCGTCGAGGCACGGCTCGGCAAGGAGGCCGACGAGGCCAAGGCCGACGACGGGGCGTGA
- a CDS encoding SigE family RNA polymerase sigma factor, protein MASRDTLEEQFREFVAARSAALLRTAYLLTGDWATAEDLLQTALTKTYLAWKRLGGIEAVEPYARRVMVNTSTSWWRRRWHGERPTEVLPERAGVDEIEQQLDRDLLWRHLRELPHRQRAVLVLRYYEDMSEAQTAAMLDISPGTVKSQASRALATLRRRMGADAPDLAAAAGAAGQPAAAGAAGRSVAAGAARPGGSGAPAGQVPTTGVAATVRTRQAAGRPVPRPSTPRPAAPRPIGPQVVLPTAPAAVPVGTGAGEQQ, encoded by the coding sequence GTGGCGAGCAGGGACACGCTCGAGGAGCAGTTCCGCGAGTTCGTCGCGGCCCGCTCCGCCGCGCTCCTACGCACCGCTTATCTGCTCACCGGGGACTGGGCCACGGCCGAGGATCTGCTCCAGACGGCGTTGACCAAGACCTACCTCGCGTGGAAGCGGCTCGGCGGAATCGAGGCCGTCGAGCCGTACGCCCGCCGTGTGATGGTCAACACGTCGACGAGTTGGTGGCGGCGACGCTGGCACGGTGAACGCCCCACCGAGGTGCTGCCTGAGCGGGCCGGTGTCGATGAGATCGAGCAGCAACTTGACCGTGACCTGCTCTGGCGACACCTCAGGGAGTTGCCCCACCGGCAGCGGGCGGTGTTGGTGCTGCGCTACTACGAGGACATGTCCGAGGCGCAGACCGCCGCGATGCTGGACATTTCACCAGGCACGGTGAAGAGCCAGGCGTCCCGAGCGCTGGCCACGTTGCGTCGGCGGATGGGCGCCGACGCACCGGACCTGGCCGCCGCAGCAGGCGCCGCCGGTCAACCCGCCGCAGCCGGCGCCGCCGGTCGGTCGGTCGCAGCCGGCGCCGCCCGACCTGGCGGCTCGGGTGCCCCGGCCGGACAGGTCCCGACCACCGGTGTTGCGGCGACAGTCAGAACCCGGCAGGCGGCTGGCCGGCCCGTGCCGCGCCCTTCCACACCCCGTCCCGCCGCGCCGCGGCCGATCGGCCCGCAGGTCGTGCTGCCCACCGCCCCGGCGGCCGTGCCCGTCGGCACGGGCGCCGGGGAGCAACAGTGA
- a CDS encoding PHP domain-containing protein, producing MTSRTGSAPRIDLHTHSTASDGTLSPTELVRAASMAGLDVLAITDHDTTAGWRPAVDALPPGLRLIRGAELSCRWSGTQPAVPLHLLAYLFDPDHQDLVAELARVRAAREERGERMVALLRADGIDVSWPDILAGAGGGTVGRPHIAQALIRAGLVGSTREAFGPDWLGERYRLPKDDIDVFRAIQLVRAAGGVPVFAHPRATRRGRVVPDELIAELAAAGLAGLEADHEDHSPAEREHVRGLAAECGLFVTGSSDFHGTHKTVQLGEFSTSVEAYERIVAEGVTEVASG from the coding sequence GTGACCTCGCGTACCGGCTCCGCCCCGCGGATCGACCTGCACACCCACTCGACGGCCAGCGACGGCACGCTGAGCCCCACCGAGCTGGTTCGCGCTGCCTCCATGGCCGGGCTGGACGTGCTCGCGATCACCGACCACGACACCACCGCCGGCTGGCGGCCGGCCGTGGACGCGCTGCCGCCGGGGCTACGCCTGATCCGGGGCGCGGAGTTGTCCTGTCGCTGGTCCGGCACGCAGCCGGCGGTGCCGCTGCACCTGCTGGCGTACCTGTTCGACCCGGACCATCAGGATCTGGTTGCCGAGCTGGCCCGGGTGCGGGCCGCCCGGGAAGAACGCGGCGAACGGATGGTCGCGCTGCTGCGCGCCGACGGCATCGACGTGAGCTGGCCGGACATCCTGGCCGGTGCCGGCGGCGGCACCGTGGGCCGCCCGCACATCGCGCAGGCGCTGATCCGGGCCGGTCTGGTCGGCAGCACCCGGGAGGCGTTCGGCCCGGACTGGCTGGGCGAGCGGTACCGGCTGCCCAAGGACGACATCGACGTGTTCCGGGCGATCCAACTGGTCCGGGCGGCCGGCGGCGTGCCGGTCTTCGCCCATCCCCGGGCCACCCGGCGCGGCCGGGTGGTGCCCGACGAGCTGATCGCCGAACTGGCCGCCGCCGGGCTGGCCGGGCTTGAGGCCGACCACGAGGACCACAGCCCGGCTGAGCGGGAGCACGTACGGGGGCTCGCCGCCGAGTGCGGCCTGTTCGTCACCGGCTCCTCGGATTTCCACGGCACCCACAAGACCGTCCAGCTCGGCGAATTCAGCACAAGCGTCGAGGCGTACGAGCGGATCGTCGCCGAAGGGGTGACCGAGGTCGCTTCCGGCTGA
- a CDS encoding MarC family protein — protein MDLKLFGEVFVTLLVITDPPGMMPIFLALTGPLPARDRNRAAWQAVTLALGVIVVFAVAGQTLLDYLHVDLPALQAAGGLLLVLVALELLTGKTDGPSSDATSNIALVPLGTPLLAGPGAIVATMLFVQQADGLGDYTAIAVAILAVMLAVWIVLRFSGGIVKILRPGGIEVLTRIAGLLLAAIAVQLIADAVFAFVTQYLNMT, from the coding sequence GTGGATCTGAAGCTGTTCGGCGAGGTCTTCGTGACCCTACTGGTGATCACCGACCCGCCGGGCATGATGCCGATCTTTCTGGCGTTGACCGGCCCGCTGCCCGCCCGCGACCGCAATCGGGCGGCCTGGCAGGCGGTCACGCTGGCGTTGGGCGTGATCGTGGTCTTCGCGGTGGCGGGGCAGACCCTGCTGGACTACCTGCACGTGGACCTGCCGGCGTTGCAGGCGGCCGGTGGGCTGCTGCTCGTGCTCGTCGCCCTGGAGTTGCTCACCGGCAAGACCGACGGCCCCAGCTCGGACGCCACCTCGAACATCGCGCTGGTGCCGCTCGGCACGCCGCTGCTGGCCGGCCCGGGCGCCATCGTGGCGACCATGCTCTTCGTCCAGCAGGCCGACGGGCTGGGCGACTACACCGCCATCGCCGTGGCGATCCTCGCCGTGATGCTCGCGGTCTGGATCGTTCTCCGCTTCTCCGGCGGCATCGTGAAGATCCTGCGCCCCGGTGGGATCGAGGTGCTGACCCGGATCGCCGGCCTGCTGTTGGCCGCGATCGCCGTGCAGCTCATCGCCGACGCGGTGTTCGCCTTCGTGACCCAGTACCTGAACATGACCTGA
- a CDS encoding RecB family exonuclease, whose protein sequence is MSGVGGRIAGVRRSSSAGRPAAGGRAPRQRAGGAEQLGFEGMPERLFVCTPSRLGAYADCPRRYRYSYVDRPAPPKGPPWAHNSLGASVHTALKNWYALPADRRRPEALATLLKGTWVREGYRDDEQERAAYRRALGWLEAYVETLEADSDPLGVERVVAVKTAVLAFNGRADRIDSRPGPDGPELVIVDYKTGRTGLDTDDARGSQALALYAYAAERVFRRPCRRVELHHLPTGTVAGHDHTVESLARQLTRAEETARDIMAAERAVADGADADETFPVAPGPRCGWCDFRRHCPTGAQVPGKEPWAAMDRHTDG, encoded by the coding sequence ATGTCGGGGGTGGGTGGCAGGATCGCAGGCGTGCGACGATCCTCCTCAGCGGGACGGCCGGCGGCCGGTGGCCGGGCTCCCCGACAGCGCGCCGGCGGTGCCGAGCAGCTTGGCTTCGAGGGCATGCCGGAGCGCCTGTTCGTCTGCACACCGAGCAGACTCGGCGCGTACGCGGACTGCCCACGCCGCTACCGCTACTCCTACGTCGACCGGCCGGCCCCGCCCAAGGGCCCGCCGTGGGCGCACAACTCCCTCGGTGCCAGCGTGCACACCGCCCTGAAAAACTGGTATGCGCTGCCCGCCGACCGGCGTCGCCCCGAAGCCCTGGCCACCCTGCTCAAGGGCACCTGGGTCCGCGAGGGTTACCGCGACGACGAGCAGGAGCGGGCCGCCTACCGGCGGGCGTTGGGCTGGTTGGAGGCGTACGTCGAAACGCTTGAGGCCGACTCCGACCCGCTCGGCGTGGAGCGGGTGGTGGCGGTCAAGACCGCCGTGCTGGCGTTCAACGGTCGCGCCGACCGGATCGATTCGCGTCCCGGGCCCGACGGGCCGGAGCTGGTGATCGTCGACTACAAGACCGGTCGCACCGGGCTGGACACCGACGACGCCCGGGGTTCACAGGCGTTGGCGCTCTACGCGTACGCGGCCGAGCGGGTGTTCCGCCGGCCGTGCCGTCGGGTGGAGCTGCACCACCTGCCGACCGGCACGGTCGCCGGCCATGACCACACAGTCGAGTCGCTGGCCCGGCAGTTGACCCGCGCGGAGGAGACGGCCCGCGACATCATGGCCGCCGAACGGGCGGTCGCGGACGGCGCGGACGCGGACGAGACGTTCCCGGTGGCACCCGGCCCGCGCTGTGGATGGTGCGACTTCCGGCGGCACTGCCCGACCGGAGCGCAGGTGCCGGGCAAGGAGCCGTGGGCGGCCATGGACCGGCACACCGACGGCTGA
- a CDS encoding oxygenase MpaB family protein yields MDSDDLGLFGPGSVTWKVHEEPILIVAGLRSLYLQALHPQAMAGVAQNSNYRTDAWGRLVRTANYVATTVYGTTAEAEAAGARLRRLHARMRATDPATGVEFRIDDPDLLRWVHVTEVESFLSTARRAGLPLTDDEVDGYYTEQRRSAALVGLDPATVPGTAAEVADYYRAVRPQLRMTREAAETALFLTAPPLPWKLSLPARLGLTLGPPRWAYLGIAGTALALLPAWARRMYGGLGLPTTAVSADLTVRALRLAFAAVPRRYLEGPLIQAAKERAARHAATPLAG; encoded by the coding sequence GTGGACTCCGATGACCTCGGCCTCTTCGGTCCGGGTTCGGTCACGTGGAAGGTGCACGAGGAGCCGATCCTGATCGTCGCCGGCCTGCGCTCGCTCTACCTTCAGGCGTTGCACCCACAGGCGATGGCCGGGGTCGCGCAGAACAGCAACTACCGCACCGACGCCTGGGGCCGCCTGGTCCGCACCGCCAACTACGTGGCGACCACCGTCTACGGGACGACCGCCGAGGCGGAGGCCGCCGGGGCCCGGCTGCGCCGGTTGCACGCCCGGATGCGGGCCACCGACCCCGCGACCGGCGTCGAGTTCCGGATCGACGATCCGGACCTGCTGCGGTGGGTGCACGTCACCGAGGTCGAGTCGTTCCTCAGCACGGCTCGGCGTGCCGGGCTGCCGCTCACCGACGACGAGGTGGACGGCTACTACACCGAGCAGCGGCGCTCCGCCGCCCTGGTCGGCCTGGACCCGGCCACCGTCCCGGGCACCGCGGCCGAGGTCGCCGACTACTACCGCGCCGTACGGCCGCAGTTGCGGATGACCCGGGAGGCCGCCGAGACGGCGCTCTTCCTCACTGCCCCGCCGCTGCCGTGGAAGCTCAGCCTGCCGGCCCGGTTGGGGCTCACCCTCGGCCCTCCGCGCTGGGCGTACCTGGGAATCGCCGGCACCGCGCTCGCGCTGCTGCCGGCCTGGGCACGCCGCATGTACGGCGGGCTCGGTCTACCCACCACGGCGGTGTCGGCGGACCTGACCGTGCGCGCACTGCGGCTCGCGTTCGCCGCCGTCCCCCGTCGCTATCTGGAGGGGCCGTTGATCCAGGCCGCCAAGGAGCGGGCCGCGCGTCACGCTGCCACCCCGCTGGCCGGCTGA
- a CDS encoding Fur family transcriptional regulator, giving the protein MSAAEELLRSKGLRVTRPRLAVLDVLAGGGHLEVDEITRRVRERLDSVSTQAVYDVLGALSRAGLSRRIEPAGSPARYEARVGDNHHHVVCRGCGEIADVDCAVGGAPCLEPNVAHGFEVDEAEVTFWGLCPGCRARRLADA; this is encoded by the coding sequence ATGTCCGCTGCCGAGGAGCTGCTGCGATCAAAGGGCCTGCGTGTCACGCGGCCACGCCTCGCGGTGCTCGACGTGCTGGCCGGCGGCGGCCACCTGGAGGTCGACGAGATCACCCGGCGCGTCCGGGAACGCCTCGACTCGGTCTCCACCCAGGCGGTCTACGACGTGCTGGGTGCGCTGTCGCGGGCCGGGCTGTCCCGTCGGATCGAGCCCGCCGGCAGTCCCGCCCGCTACGAGGCACGCGTGGGCGACAACCACCACCACGTGGTCTGTCGGGGCTGCGGCGAGATCGCCGACGTCGACTGCGCGGTGGGCGGCGCGCCGTGCCTGGAGCCGAACGTCGCGCACGGGTTCGAGGTGGACGAGGCGGAAGTGACCTTCTGGGGCCTCTGCCCAGGCTGCCGGGCCCGCCGCCTGGCCGACGCCTGA
- a CDS encoding DUF2231 domain-containing protein has product MFEEILGLPVHVLVVHAVVVFVPLLAVLAIAYVGLPRWRHRLDWALGLLAVVAPVTAYVAVKSGEAFTDALVARGFQGQILDQIFEHSRYGDILFRIVVPLGIVAILLLVATSGHPRVPRLPALVTPVLAVAVVSLSIAALVYVYLTGHTGAEAVWGTTL; this is encoded by the coding sequence ATGTTCGAGGAGATCCTGGGTCTACCGGTACACGTCCTGGTGGTCCACGCGGTTGTCGTGTTCGTGCCGCTGCTGGCGGTGCTGGCCATCGCGTACGTGGGGCTGCCGCGGTGGCGGCACCGGCTGGACTGGGCCCTGGGCCTCCTCGCCGTGGTCGCGCCGGTGACCGCCTACGTGGCCGTCAAGTCGGGTGAGGCATTCACCGACGCGCTGGTCGCCCGGGGCTTCCAAGGTCAGATCCTCGACCAGATCTTCGAGCACTCCCGCTACGGCGACATCCTGTTCCGCATCGTGGTGCCGCTCGGGATCGTGGCCATCCTGCTGCTGGTCGCCACCAGTGGGCACCCCCGGGTGCCGCGGCTGCCGGCGCTGGTCACCCCCGTGCTGGCGGTGGCGGTCGTGTCGCTGTCCATCGCGGCCCTGGTCTACGTCTATCTGACCGGCCACACCGGCGCCGAGGCCGTCTGGGGAACCACCCTCTGA
- a CDS encoding flagellar biosynthesis protein FlgA, translating into MGDPDSARALRPLRRLTLPGGRTLLRAGLVAALLGLAAAVLHTPTACPPTTVPSDASAGADGTTRKVDGAGPTNTDSAGSTNGPGSTDGAGSTDRPGSTGGSGTAGPSPTGGTTAGSGTRSPLPLPSGAVGLPVRLAEPATLAVVRPGARVDLLSAAPDGVGTEATLLAPAALVLDVLGTGATDESSALYLALRPDQAQRAVGLPEGTRFAIVVRG; encoded by the coding sequence ATGGGCGATCCAGACTCGGCGCGGGCGTTGCGCCCGCTGCGTCGGCTCACCCTGCCCGGCGGGCGCACCCTGCTCCGAGCCGGCCTGGTCGCCGCGCTGCTCGGCCTGGCCGCCGCCGTTCTGCACACTCCGACCGCCTGCCCGCCGACCACCGTGCCCTCCGACGCGTCGGCGGGAGCGGACGGCACGACCAGGAAGGTCGACGGGGCCGGGCCGACCAACACCGACAGCGCAGGCTCTACCAACGGGCCAGGCTCCACCGACGGCGCAGGCTCCACCGACAGGCCAGGCTCCACCGGCGGAAGCGGAACGGCGGGGCCCTCGCCGACCGGCGGCACGACCGCCGGAAGTGGCACGAGAAGCCCGCTGCCGTTGCCGAGCGGCGCTGTCGGGTTGCCGGTCCGGCTGGCCGAGCCGGCCACGCTGGCGGTGGTCCGCCCCGGAGCCAGGGTGGATCTGCTCTCGGCGGCGCCGGACGGGGTGGGCACCGAGGCGACGTTGCTCGCTCCGGCGGCGCTGGTGCTGGACGTGCTGGGCACCGGGGCGACCGACGAGTCCTCGGCGCTCTACCTGGCGCTCCGCCCCGACCAGGCGCAACGCGCCGTCGGGCTTCCGGAAGGCACCCGGTTCGCCATCGTCGTCCGGGGCTGA
- a CDS encoding 5-formyltetrahydrofolate cyclo-ligase → MTRAAKRDARAELLARRRSLSGPARAVAAGRVQAELVALVRRLRPRRMTAYVPVGSEPGGADLPEVLRAALPTDAELLLPVLLADLDLDWATYTGPGALIAAGRGIREPTGARLGVAAVAEAELMVVPAVAVDRLGRRLGRGGGSYDRALARVPEATLTVVPLHDGELVEALPAEPHDRLVRAVVTPADGVRTLDAGPGAAHDVAPHTSAGRTRGE, encoded by the coding sequence GTGACCCGTGCGGCGAAGCGGGATGCCCGCGCCGAGCTGCTCGCCCGCCGCCGGTCGCTGAGCGGCCCCGCCCGGGCCGTCGCCGCCGGGCGCGTGCAGGCCGAGCTGGTCGCGCTGGTACGCCGGCTGCGTCCGCGCCGCATGACGGCGTACGTACCGGTGGGCTCCGAACCGGGCGGCGCTGATCTGCCGGAGGTGCTGCGGGCGGCCTTGCCGACCGATGCCGAGTTGCTGCTGCCGGTGCTCCTCGCCGATCTGGATCTGGACTGGGCGACGTATACCGGGCCAGGGGCCTTGATCGCCGCCGGTCGGGGTATCCGGGAGCCGACCGGTGCCCGTCTCGGGGTGGCCGCCGTGGCGGAGGCGGAGCTGATGGTCGTACCGGCTGTCGCGGTCGACCGCCTCGGGCGGCGGCTCGGGCGCGGCGGCGGCTCGTACGACCGGGCACTCGCCCGGGTGCCCGAGGCGACGCTGACGGTGGTGCCGCTGCACGACGGGGAGCTGGTCGAGGCGCTGCCGGCGGAGCCGCACGACCGTCTTGTCCGCGCGGTCGTCACCCCCGCCGACGGGGTGCGTACGCTTGACGCCGGCCCGGGTGCGGCGCATGATGTCGCGCCCCACACGTCCGCTGGACGAACCCGGGGCGAATGA